A section of the Humulus lupulus chromosome 2, drHumLupu1.1, whole genome shotgun sequence genome encodes:
- the LOC133816815 gene encoding cytochrome P450 81Q32-like gives MLEVLPHTNPSHQKMDQQLLLLYTTLSFITIIIIFFFFLFETKKRRHFKNLPPSPPSYPILGHLHLLKPPIHRTFRNLSQKYGSIFSLRLGTRRVVVVITSPSAVEECFTKNDVVLANRPCYLLGKYLSYNNTTMTTSSYGDHWRNLRRISAIEIFSSSRLNSFLGIRRDEINRLLCELARPGCGRGGFVFAEVEMKSLLSSLTFNIIMRMVAGKRYFGDDVSDGDHAESRRFRKIIEDSTAYAGAANAADYLPAALSWFGKGYEKKVRSVGKNMDEFLQGLISEHRTKKNKTMAESSSSSSSTMIDHLLSLQESQPDYYTDQIIKGFTQTIFTAGTDTSSVTVEWAMSNLLNHSHVLKKARAEIDDQIGQQRLIEESDLHKLPYLQSIISETLRLYPAAPMLLPHLSSANCTIGGYDVPQDTILLVNAWAIHRDPTLWDEAESFKPERFNKSSSEGGGDGDGDGGGFNKLMPFGLGRRACPGSSLAQRVVGVTLGCLIQCFDWERVDDEDIDMTEGKGVTMPKVVPLKAMCRARPIMNSIFSEFANDT, from the exons ATGTTAGAAGTTTTGCCTCACACAAACCCTAGCCACCAAAAAATGGATCAACAACTCTTATTACTATACACAACTCTATCCTttatcaccatcatcatcatcttcttcttcttcttattcgaAACCAAAAAACGACGTCACTTCAAAAACCTACCACCCTCTCCACCCTCATACCCCATACTCGGCCACCTCCACCTCCTCAAGCCACCAATTCACCGCACTTTCCGAAACCTCTCCCAAAAGTACGGCTCAATCTTCTCCCTCCGCTTGGGAACCCGCCGCGTCGTCGTCGTCATCACATCTCCCTCCGCCGTCGAGGAGTGCTTCACCAAAAACGACGTCGTTCTCGCCAACCGCCCTTGTTATCTCCTGGGGAAGTACCTCAGCTACAACAACACCACCATGACCACTTCCTCCTACGGCGACCACTGGCGCAACCTCCGCCGCATCAGCGCCATCGAGATCTTCTCCTCGAGTCGGCTCAACTCGTTCTTAGGAATCCGGAGGGACGAAATCAACCGTCTTCTTTGTGAACTCGCTAGGCCCGGCTGCGGCCGCGGTGGTTTCGTCTTCGCCGAGGTAGAGATGAAGTCGCTGCTTTCGAGCTTGACTTTCAACATCATAATGAGAATGGTTGCCGGAAAACGGTACTTCGGTGATGACGTCAGCGATGGTGATCACGCGGAGAGCCGGCGGTTCAGGAAGATAATTGAGGACTCCACTGCCTATGCCGGGGCGGCGAACGCGGCGGATTATCTGCCGGCGGCGTTGAGTTGGTTTGGAAAGGGGTATGAGAAGAAGGTGAGAAGTGTTGGGAAGAACATGGATGAGTTCTTACAAGGTCTGATCAGTGAGCATCGGACTAAGAAGAATAAAACAATGGCggagagtagtagtagtagtagttccACCATGATCGACCATTTGCTTTCTTTGCAGGAATCTCAACCCGATTACTACACTGACCAAATTATCAAAGGTTTTACACAG ACGATATTTACAGCTGGAACTGACACATCTTCAGTGACAGTAGAATGGGCAATGTCCAATCTTCTTAACCATTCTCATGTCCTTAAAAAAGCCAGAGCTGAGATAGATGATCAAATCGGACAACAACGCTTGATAGAAGAATCAGATCTTCATAAACTACCCTATCTCCAAAGCATCATCTCTGAGACCTTACGACTCTACCCAGCAGCTCCAATGCTGCTACCTCATTTATCGTCCGCTAATTGCACCATAGGAGGATACGACGTACCACAAGATACCATCTTATTGGTCAATGCATGGGCCATACACAGAGACCCGACGTTGTGGGATGAAGCCGAGAGTTTCAAGCCCGAGAGATTCAACAAAAGTAGTAGTGAAGGTggtggtgatggtgatggtgatggtggtGGGTTCAACAAACTTATGCCATTTGGGTTGGGAAGAAGAGCTTGCCCTGGTTCTAGCCTGGCTCAACGTGTTGTGGGCGTCACTTTAGGGTGTTTGATCCAATGCTTTGATTGGGAAAGAGTCGACGATGAAGACATTGACATGACAGAAGGTAAAGGTGTCACTATGCCAAAAGTAGTGCCATTGAAAGCTATGTGCAGAGCTCGCCCCATCATGAACTCAATTTTCTCTGAATTTGCTAATGATACTTAA